Genomic segment of Xanthobacter dioxanivorans:
CAGCCCGAGGACGTGGTGCAGCCGATCTGCTTCCTGCTTTCCGGCGCGGCGTCCTATATCACCGGTCAGCACCTTGCGGTGGACGGTGGATTCCATATCTCGGTATGACCCCGCGTCGGGCCGGCATGTTACCCTTGCCAGGGGCGGCGGTGGTAGTGTCCCCGTGGTTTTTGCAGGCTGAGTCGGCCCAGGTCGGAGGGAGTGGCGATGGTGGAGCGGCCCCGGACGGAAGGTCCGACTGCGGCCAAGCGGCGAACATCGTCGGCTTCGGCGGCAAGCGAGAAGGCGAGGGCGGTGGAGCGCGCCGGGCCGCGGCCTTCGGCATCCGGCTTCAAGCCGATCAAGACGCGGCGGATCTTCGAGGAGATCTGCGATTCCATCCGCCAGAAGCTGGTGAGTGGAGAGCTGAAGGCCGGTGATCGCCTGCCGCCGGAGCGGGACCTTTCGGAGCTGTTCGCGGTGAGCCGCACCGCGGTGCGCGAAGCCCTGCGTAGCCTCGAGATCGCCGGCATCGTGGATTTGAAGAAGGGCAGCAAGGGGGGCGCATTCGTCACCGAAGCAGGCGTCGCGCAGGTCACGCGCACCTTCCAGGACATGCTGGATTTCGGCCGCGCGTCGCTGGAAACCCTGCTGGAGGCGCGCCTCCTCATCATGGATGTGGTCGTGCGGACGGCGTGCGAGCGCGCCACGCCCGCCGATATCGCGGCGCTGAAGCGCAACGTCGCGGAAACCATCGAGATGACCAAGGCCGGGATGTACGAGGAGCGTACCCTCAAGGCGGTCGAGTTCAGCACGCTGCTCGCCAACGCCACCGGCAATCCGGTGCTCTCGGCGATCCTTGAGGCGATGGCGGCGGTGATCCGCGGTTTCGTCGTCGCCGCCGGCCCGCCGGCCCTCGATTCGATCATTCCCTCGCGCAAGCGCCTCATCGAGCAGATCCAGAAGCGGGATGCAGACGGCGCCTGTGCCACCATGCACAGCTATCTGGTGAGCCTCACCGCCCATCTGCTTCAGGCGCAGAAGGCGCGCCATGCGGAACCGCCGCGGCCGCGCGCGCGAAAGGCCCCGGCGCGCCGCCCGACCGCTCCGGCATCCTAGAGCTTCGAGCGGAGTAGTGTCCGGTTCACGTCGGGAAGCCGGCGGCCTTACCACCTGAGGAGATGCCCGTGGCCTTCCTGCCGCGTTGGAGGGCCGCCACGCGGTGCCGGCCATCGCGGCCCATGTTCCGGGGCTCCGGGCCCGGCCGGGTGGTGGAGACCTGCCGTGCCCCCGGCTGCCGGCCACCCATCGGCGGAAGATGATGCTTGCCGCAGGCGCCGGACCGCCGCGGACTATTCCGGCGCCAGCCGCGGCGGCGTGCGGCTGAAGCACGGCGCCGCCGTGGGCTGGACGACGCCCTTCTCGACACGGGTGGTGCCGCGCATCTGCGGATGGGCGATGGCCTCATCGAGGCTCAGGACGGGGCTGTAGCAGGCATCCGCATCCGCGAACGCTGCGTCCCATTCGTCGCGGGTCCGGGTCTTGAACACGGTGGCGAAGTCGTGGTGCATCCGCGGCCACTGGCTCCTGTCGAACTGGACGGTACGATAGTTGTCGTCGAGGCCCAGGATGGTGAGCAGAACGGCGAAGAACTTCGGCTCGACCGGTCCGATGGCGACATATCGTCCGTCCTTCGTCTCATAGGTCCGGTAGAAGGGCGCGCCACCGTCGAGGAAATTCCTCTCCCGCCCGGCGACCCACCGGCCCCGTGCCATCTGCGCATGGACGAAGCTCGCAAGATTGGTGACGCCGTGAATCATGGCGGCGTCCACGACTTGTCCCTTCCCGCTGCGGGTGGCCTCGAACGCGGCGCAGATCAGGCCGAAGGCGAGGTACATGCCCCCTCCGCCGAAGTCCGCGATGAGGTTGAGCGGCGGCAGCGGCGGCGCATCCCGGGGACCGAGAAGGCCGAGGATACCGGAGATGGCCAGAAAGTTGATGTCGTGACCCGCCTTCTGCGCCAGGGGCCCCTGCCGGCCGTAGCCGGTCATCCGCCCATAGACGAGCCGCGGGGTCTGCGCCAGCGCCGCTTCCGGGCCGAGGCCCAGTTTCTCCATGACGCCGGGACGGAACCCCTCGATCAGGATGTCGCTGCGCCGGATCTGCGCGCGTGCGCGCTCCAGGCCCCCGGCGGTTCCAAGATCGAGGGCGAGCGTCTGCCGGCCGCGGTCGAGGAAGGTGTCGTGGCCGGTATGCGGGTCGGCGTCGCCGGCGCGGGTGATGCGGGTCACCTCCGCTCCCATGTCCGACAACATCATCGCGGCGAACGGCGCCGGGCCGAGGCCCGCAAATTCCACCACCTTCAATCCATCCAGCGGTCCCACGGGATCTGCCTCCCCCTCGTCGTCATCCGGAGCCCATGGCGCGCGCGGCGACACGGTTCGACCACCGCGATGCGCCGCCGACCCGGAACGGGCGGAGCGCATCGACATCCACGGGCATCAGGCGAGGATGTTCTTCGCGATGATGTTGCGCTGGATCTGGTTGGTGCCTTCGTAAATCTGGAAGATTTTCGCATCCCGCATCATGCGCTCGACGGGATGATCCTTGAAGAATCCGGCGCCGCCGAACACCTGAACGGCATCGATGGTAACCTTCATGCAGACGTCGGACGCGAACGTCTTGGCCATGGACGACATGGTGGCGATCTTCTTCATGTCGCCCCTGGCGTCCGAGACACGCGCCGCATCGCGCACGAGCCCGCGCGCCGCCTGGATCTGCAGAGCCATCTCTGCCAAGAGGTGCTGGATCGCCTGGAAATCGGCGATGGGACGACCGAACTGAATGCGCTCCTTGGCATAGGCGATGGCGGCATCGAGCGCGCCCTGAGCGACGCCGACCGCCGCGGCGCCCACCGTCGGCCGGTTGAAATTGAGCACGGTCATGGCGTTGAGAAAGCCGCGCCCCTCCTCGCCGAGCATGTTCTCCGCCGGCACGCGCACGTCGTCGTAGAAGACCGTGTTGTTGTCGATGCCGCGCAAGCCGAGCTTTTCCGCGCCCTTGGCGATCTCGATGCCGGGCGTGGTGGTCGGCACGATGAAGCTGCTGATCCCCTTGTAGGGGTCCTCGCTGGTGCGGGCGAAGGTCAGGATGTAGTTCGCCTTCGCGGCCTTGGTGATGTAGATCTTCTGACCCCTGATGATGTAATCGTCGCCGTCGCGTCGGGCGGTGGTCTTGATCCCCGACACGTCGGACCCGGTCTGCGGTTCGGTGAGGGCGATGGCCGAGACGACCTTTCCAGTGGCGACTTCCGGCAGGTATCGCGCCTTCTGCGCCGGGGTGCCGAATGCGGCGATGGGCAGCGCCATGGCGATGGAGGTGGCGCCCACATAATGGGATGCGGCCGCCGAATGGCGCGCCACTTCCTCCTTGGCGATGCAGGTCATTTCGATGTTGCCGCCGGGGCCGCCGAATTCCTCGGGCACCGCGATCTGCAAGAGGCCCAGCTCACCCATGCGCGCGACGAGCGTTTCAGGAATCTTATCTTCCCTGTCGATCTTGTCGGCCACCGGTGCCACCTCGTTCTCGGCGAACCGGCGAACGGTGTCACGGAACATCGACATCTCTTCGGATTCATCGAATGGCGCGTACATGGCTGCCTCCCGTTCTTGAGCGAGGCGGACGCTAAATGGTCCTACCATTGTATGTCAATGACAATCCGGGCGTCATGCCGCTGCTCGTCCCGGACAGTGGACAGTGCAAGGCGCTGATGAGATAGTCATTTCAAATGGTATGACCATTAAATCAGAGGGGGTGCGGTCATGGAGGGCGGGTGGATTTCGCCGTCTGCGGGGCAGGGGAGCGGGCCGGTGAGGGTGCTGGATTTCACGGCGGTCATGGCCGGCCCCTATTGCACCCGCCTTCTCGCCGACATCGGCGCATCGGTCATCAAGGTCGAAGCGCCGGGCGGCGACAGCATCCGCGTCCGCCCGCCCCTGCGGGACGGGCGGAGCGCCTATTACGGCCACCTGAACTGCGGCAAGCAGAGCATCGTCCTCGACCTGAAGGCTGCCCCGGGCGTCGAGATCGCACGCGAACTGGCGCTGCGCTGCGACGTGATTGTGGAAAATTTCCGTCCCGGCGTCATGGACAAGCTCGGCCTCGGCTATTCGCGCCTCGCCGAGCAAAATCCGCGGCTGGTCTATTGCTCGATCTCCGGCTTCGGCCACGGAAATGCCGACAGCGGCAAGGCGGCCTACGCCCCGATCGTGCATGCGACCAGCGGCTTCGACCTCGCCTTCATGAACCATCAGCCTGCGGCCGAACGCCCGCCCAACACGGCCATCTTCATCGCCGACGTGTTGGCGGGAGCCTATGCCTTCGGCGCGATCCAGACCGCGCTGCTGGAGCGCGCGCGCACCGGGCAGGGCCAGAAGGTCGACGTCGCCCTGCTGGACAGCATCCTGTCCTTGCTCATGTACGAATGCCAGGATGCGCAGTTTCCCGTCGGCCGCCCCCGCCACACCTATGGGCCCCTGCGCGCCAGCGATGGCTTCATCGTGATCGCGCCCACGAGTCAGAAGAACTACCTCGCCTTGTTGGCGGTGCTGGGCCATCCCGCCTGGGGCAGCACCGAAGGATACCGGACGGTGGCCGAGCGGGAGGCCAACTGGGCCGCCTTCATGGGCCGCATCGAGGACTGGACCCGCGTACGCCCAGCCGCGGAGGTGGAGGCGGCCCTGACCGCCGCTGGCGTCCCCTGCGCGCGCTATCGCACCTTGCGCGAGGTAATGGACGATCCCGGAAGCGTCGCCGCCGGGCGGTTCGAAACCGTTCATGATGCCTCCGGCCCCTTTATGGTCACCAATCCGCCGTTCAAATTCTCGACGATGGAGGCTCACGTGCGAGGCCGGGTGGCGGAACTGGACGAACATCGCGACACGGTGCTGCGCGACCTTCTCGGCCTCGACCGGGAGCAGGTGGCCGCGGCCCGCGCGGGCGGCGCGTTCGGCTGAGCCGCAACTTCAGCCGTCGGCGGCCTGTGTCCACAGCAGATGGCTGACCTTCTGAAGGTGTCGCCGCAGCTCCCGGGCCGCGAGGTCCGCGTTTCCATCACTGATGTGCCTGATCAGGCGGTCGCGGGAGCGCAGCAGCTCGTCGGCGGGCATGTTCCATGTCCGCAGGTGCATGTAGGCCTGCACCACCGAGGTCTGGGAATCCACCAGATAGACGACGGCGCGGTTCTGCGTGCTGGCGGCGAGCTGGTGATAGAATTCGAAGGCACATTTCAGCCGCTCTTCGCCCCGCCCGGCGGCGATCACCTGGCGGGTGCGCTCAATGTTCGCCTCCAGCGCCGCGATATCTTCCGGCGTCGCCCGCTCCGCCGCAAGCCGGACCACCATGTCGAGCAGGAGCGCCCGCGCCTCGGAGAGGTCCTGTAGCGAGATGGCGTCGAGGCAGACGAGATCCCGCAGCACCTGGGTGAGGTTCTCGGATGTCGCGGCCACGATGAAGGCGCCGCCCTTCACGCCCTTCTGCAGCCGCAGCAGGCCGACGATCTCCAGGCTGCGCAGGGCCTCGCGCACCGCCGACCGGCTGACACCGAGCTGCTCGGCCATCTTGCGCTCGGCGGGCAGCTTGTCGCCGGGCTTGAGGTGTCCGCTGGCGAGCTTCTCGCGGACCTTCTCGCAGACGACCTCGAAGGTCCGGTGGGTCTGGATCTTGTCGAAGTCGATCTCGACAGGCGCGCTACTCTTCGCCGACACGTAACACCTCCTGGCGATTTCGATCTCTACACAGGTTGCCCGGTGGTGCCGGAAGTCAATGCTCGGCCTCCCGGAGCTCATGCGGGCGGCTCGTCTCCCAACGCCCGCCCGGCGCCGTCCGCCATCCGCGCGACGTCTGGCGCCGGTGGGCGGCTCGCGCTACAATGAACTAATAAATAGACCATTCAATTCCGCTCCCGCACTGGCCGGGCCGATCAAGATGAGCAATCTCTCCACCTCCAGGGCGGCGTTCACCCCCATCCGGACGAAGCGCGCATTCGAAGAGATATGCATTCAGATCCGCAAGGAAATTCAGGCGGGTGCGCTTTCGGCGGGGGACAGGCTGCCGGCCGAGCGGGAATTGGCGCAGCAGTTCTGCGTCAGCCGGGCGACGGTGCGGGAAGCCTTGCGGACCCTCGAAATCGGCGGCGTGGTCCAGCTTCTCAAGGGTTCCAATGGCGGAGCGGTGGTTCAGACCGGCAATCCGGCGCCGATCGCGCGCACCATGGAGGACCTGCTTCTCCTCGGCGGCATATCGCTGGAAGACTTCACCGAAGCCAGGGTCTGCCTGCAGGCGGAAATCATCCGCCTCGCCTGCCTGCGGGCGACGGAGGCCGACTTCGCTGCGCTGGAGGCGAATATCGCGCGCACGCGGACCGTCGATGCCTCGCTCGATCCGGATGAGCGGACCGCGCTGAACGTGGAGTTCTACGGCCTGCTCGCGGCGGCGACCCGCAACACGGCGATGCGGACCATGATGAGCGCCTTCACCGAGCCGCTGAGCTATTACATCCAGCAGATCGGGCCCGACCGGACCTGGGATGTCGCCGCCTCGCGGGAGAAATTCCTTGCGCATTTGCGAGACCGCGACGCGAAGGCGGCGACGCGGGAAATGGTCGAGCACATGAACCGGCTGCACCGCTACCTGGTGTCCCGGTTCGAGGCCCGCGCCCCGGACTGACCCGGCGCCCCGCCCTCGGCTTTCCGACCCGACCTGAGCGCGCAGCTTAAGGCGCCGTGACTGTTCGCCGCGCCTCGACGCGCCCGGCCCCGCCTTCCGGCGGCGGGCGCGTCGTCGATCCGGACGTCACTGGTGTCTCCCGATTTCCCGTTGACAATAATTCAATGGTCAGTCCATTTTAATCCGAGGTCGGGAGGAGAACGAATTTCAATGGCTGCGTCTGCGCGTCCCGAGCCGGGGGTCACCGCTGAAACCGCTCCGTTCTGGGACGGCACCGCGCGCGGCGTGCTCTGCTTGCCGCACTGCGGGCTCTGCGGGACCACCTTCTTTCCTCCCGCCGCGCGGTGTCCGCATTGTCTGTCGAGCCGCGTGGCGTGGAAGGACTGCTCCGGCCGGGGCTATCTGCGCTCGTGGACCGAGTTGCACGTCGCCCCCTATTCCGGCTCCCCAAGCCCGTCCTGGTCGCCGAGATCGAACCCGGCGAAAGCCGATCGCTGGCGCTGGCAATGCTGATGGAGGCGAACGGAACGGAGGGTCTCGTGCCCGGCGCCCCGATCGTGATCGGCTTCGCCGCGGATGCCAACGGCTGGACCTACCCGGTCGCCCGACTGCTTCCGGAGACGTCCGGCACCCCTGACGCATCCCTTGCGGGCGAGCGGGCGGGCCATGACCGCTAGAGGCGCGATCGCCATCGCCGGGTTTGGCAGTTCGCAGATCGTGCGGCGCTCTCAGAGGAGCATCACCTCGCTGGCGGTGGACGCGATTTTGGAGGCGCTGACCGACGCCGGGCTGACCCGCGAGGACATAGACGGCTATGTGGGCGCGCCCTGGGCGACCCATGCGGGCGCGGTTCACGCCGAGGGCGCCGACGAAATCTCCTGCAAGACCATCGTGCGTGCCTTCGGGCTGTCCGGCCTCGCCTTCTGGGCGGACCTGTACCGCGGCTACGCCACCGACATGGCGGCCATGGGCGCACAGGCGCTGCTCGCCGGCAGTTGCCGCTATGTGCTGGGCGTGCGCGCGCTGTTCAACCTGGAGGGGCCGAGCTACGCCACCTCCTCAGCTCCGGTGGCCTATGGCGACGACCAGTTTGTCAAGCCATACGGCTACTCCACCGCCGGGGCGCGGTTCGCCGCCCGGGCGCGCAGATACATGGCCGAGACCGGTGCAACACGGGAGGACCTTTATGCCGTGGTCGCCCTCGCGCGGCGCCACGCGGTGCTGAACCCCCATGCGGTCTGGGCCGGAAAGTTCCTCTCGCTGGACGATTATCTCGCCGGAGCACCGATCGCGACCCCGCACGGCCTCTATGATTGCGACATGCCGGTCTGCGGCGCGGCGGCCTTCGTGATGTGCCGCGGGGAGGACCTCCCGGACACGGCATCGCCGGCCTACGTCGCCGGCTGGAGCGGCTTCCAGAATCCGGAGGCGGTGTTCACGTCGTCCGGCCTCGGTGTTGCCGACGTCGCCTGCTGCCAGCTCTATGACGGCTTTTCCTCGATGGTCTACGAATGGCTGGACGGGTTCGGCTTCTGCACGTCCGGTCCGGCTTGGAAATTCATTCGCGACGGACATGCCGACAGGGATGGGCGGCTGCCGCTGAACACCTTCGGCGGCAGCCTCGGCGAAGGACGGCTGCACGGCATCGGCCACCTGCGCGAGGCCTACCTGCAGGTCGCGGGCAAGGCCGGCGCGCGCCAGCTCCGCACCGCCGAAACCTGCCTCGTGCAGAACGGACCGTACGACGGCTCCTCCTTCGTCATGCTCTGCTCCGAACCGCGTTTCCAGGGAGGGCGACCGGGGTGAAAGTCCGCGACTATCTGGCCATTCCGTATGTGATCGAGGCGGCCCCCGTGGAGCGGGCGGACGGGGAATGGACCCGGCGCCTCGGCTATCCGGAACTGTCCGCCTTTCACGTCGAGACCCAGGACGTGGAGAGCGGGCTGCGCGAGCTCGAAGTCTTTCGCGTCAAGGAGATCGTCCGGCTCCTGAAGGCGGGTGAAAAGCCGCCCGTGCCAAGGCCGCCGCTGATGAACACCGATCCCGAATGGCAGGCCCGCGCCCTCGGCGTCTGGGACCTCGTGGGTCCCATCCTCGACGTCGATGCCGACCGCCTCGCGGAAGGTCAGTGAAACCGTCCCGGCAACGCCCGGGAAACTGAATGAAGGGAGGCTCCGATGCTTTCACACGACGACAACGAAACCCTCGTCCGGGTCGGCCCCGGAACGCCCATGGGCAGTCTCATGCGGCTCTACTGGATCCCCTTCATGCCCTCCCGGGACCTCGATGCGGACGGCCAGCCGCAGCGCGTGCG
This window contains:
- a CDS encoding FadR/GntR family transcriptional regulator, coding for MVERPRTEGPTAAKRRTSSASAASEKARAVERAGPRPSASGFKPIKTRRIFEEICDSIRQKLVSGELKAGDRLPPERDLSELFAVSRTAVREALRSLEIAGIVDLKKGSKGGAFVTEAGVAQVTRTFQDMLDFGRASLETLLEARLLIMDVVVRTACERATPADIAALKRNVAETIEMTKAGMYEERTLKAVEFSTLLANATGNPVLSAILEAMAAVIRGFVVAAGPPALDSIIPSRKRLIEQIQKRDADGACATMHSYLVSLTAHLLQAQKARHAEPPRPRARKAPARRPTAPAS
- a CDS encoding CaiB/BaiF CoA transferase family protein, with protein sequence MGPLDGLKVVEFAGLGPAPFAAMMLSDMGAEVTRITRAGDADPHTGHDTFLDRGRQTLALDLGTAGGLERARAQIRRSDILIEGFRPGVMEKLGLGPEAALAQTPRLVYGRMTGYGRQGPLAQKAGHDINFLAISGILGLLGPRDAPPLPPLNLIADFGGGGMYLAFGLICAAFEATRSGKGQVVDAAMIHGVTNLASFVHAQMARGRWVAGRERNFLDGGAPFYRTYETKDGRYVAIGPVEPKFFAVLLTILGLDDNYRTVQFDRSQWPRMHHDFATVFKTRTRDEWDAAFADADACYSPVLSLDEAIAHPQMRGTTRVEKGVVQPTAAPCFSRTPPRLAPE
- a CDS encoding thiolase family protein, encoding MTARGAIAIAGFGSSQIVRRSQRSITSLAVDAILEALTDAGLTREDIDGYVGAPWATHAGAVHAEGADEISCKTIVRAFGLSGLAFWADLYRGYATDMAAMGAQALLAGSCRYVLGVRALFNLEGPSYATSSAPVAYGDDQFVKPYGYSTAGARFAARARRYMAETGATREDLYAVVALARRHAVLNPHAVWAGKFLSLDDYLAGAPIATPHGLYDCDMPVCGAAAFVMCRGEDLPDTASPAYVAGWSGFQNPEAVFTSSGLGVADVACCQLYDGFSSMVYEWLDGFGFCTSGPAWKFIRDGHADRDGRLPLNTFGGSLGEGRLHGIGHLREAYLQVAGKAGARQLRTAETCLVQNGPYDGSSFVMLCSEPRFQGGRPG
- a CDS encoding FadR/GntR family transcriptional regulator yields the protein MLGLPELMRAARLPTPARRRPPSARRLAPVGGSRYNELINRPFNSAPALAGPIKMSNLSTSRAAFTPIRTKRAFEEICIQIRKEIQAGALSAGDRLPAERELAQQFCVSRATVREALRTLEIGGVVQLLKGSNGGAVVQTGNPAPIARTMEDLLLLGGISLEDFTEARVCLQAEIIRLACLRATEADFAALEANIARTRTVDASLDPDERTALNVEFYGLLAAATRNTAMRTMMSAFTEPLSYYIQQIGPDRTWDVAASREKFLAHLRDRDAKAATREMVEHMNRLHRYLVSRFEARAPD
- a CDS encoding FadR/GntR family transcriptional regulator, which gives rise to MSAKSSAPVEIDFDKIQTHRTFEVVCEKVREKLASGHLKPGDKLPAERKMAEQLGVSRSAVREALRSLEIVGLLRLQKGVKGGAFIVAATSENLTQVLRDLVCLDAISLQDLSEARALLLDMVVRLAAERATPEDIAALEANIERTRQVIAAGRGEERLKCAFEFYHQLAASTQNRAVVYLVDSQTSVVQAYMHLRTWNMPADELLRSRDRLIRHISDGNADLAARELRRHLQKVSHLLWTQAADG
- a CDS encoding CaiB/BaiF CoA transferase family protein, which codes for MRVLDFTAVMAGPYCTRLLADIGASVIKVEAPGGDSIRVRPPLRDGRSAYYGHLNCGKQSIVLDLKAAPGVEIARELALRCDVIVENFRPGVMDKLGLGYSRLAEQNPRLVYCSISGFGHGNADSGKAAYAPIVHATSGFDLAFMNHQPAAERPPNTAIFIADVLAGAYAFGAIQTALLERARTGQGQKVDVALLDSILSLLMYECQDAQFPVGRPRHTYGPLRASDGFIVIAPTSQKNYLALLAVLGHPAWGSTEGYRTVAEREANWAAFMGRIEDWTRVRPAAEVEAALTAAGVPCARYRTLREVMDDPGSVAAGRFETVHDASGPFMVTNPPFKFSTMEAHVRGRVAELDEHRDTVLRDLLGLDREQVAAARAGGAFG
- a CDS encoding acyl-CoA dehydrogenase family protein; this encodes MFRDTVRRFAENEVAPVADKIDREDKIPETLVARMGELGLLQIAVPEEFGGPGGNIEMTCIAKEEVARHSAAASHYVGATSIAMALPIAAFGTPAQKARYLPEVATGKVVSAIALTEPQTGSDVSGIKTTARRDGDDYIIRGQKIYITKAAKANYILTFARTSEDPYKGISSFIVPTTTPGIEIAKGAEKLGLRGIDNNTVFYDDVRVPAENMLGEEGRGFLNAMTVLNFNRPTVGAAAVGVAQGALDAAIAYAKERIQFGRPIADFQAIQHLLAEMALQIQAARGLVRDAARVSDARGDMKKIATMSSMAKTFASDVCMKVTIDAVQVFGGAGFFKDHPVERMMRDAKIFQIYEGTNQIQRNIIAKNILA